The Flavobacteriales bacterium nucleotide sequence TAAAGGCCTCTTTTAATATAGAGAATGCTTCTCTGCATGAAAAAACGAGTGGGGTCCGACTCAAAAATTTAAATTTCAAGGGCGAATTAATTGCGGGGAAAAAAGAAGAAAAAGATCAATTACTATTGGAGGATTTATCGGGAAAATTCAACGACGCTCCGTTCAACGGAAAAATACTGCTTCAAGATTTCGAAAATCCTAAAATGGATGCAGCCCTCAACGGAAACTTTGATCTTCGCGCCTTACATCAATTCTTTAAGTTTAAAGAAGTAGAACAAACAGAAGGATTTTTAAGCGTCTCCGCCAAAGTAAAAAGTCGATTTGTGCTCGACAAGGAAACGGAAACCTGGAGTATGGATATTCAATCTGCCTCCGGAAATGCACGTGTGGAAAAAATGGCATTAGGTTTAAAAGACCATCCCGTAAAATACTCCGGCTTCGACGGCGAATTTTCATTGCAGGGAAATAATGCATTCGTAGAAAATCTAAACGGAAATCTGGGCAAAAGCGACATCATGATCAATGGTGTACTTCAAAACCTGGTGCCCTATCTCTTGCTGAAAAAACAAAAACTTAATGTGGTGGCCGACTTACAATCGGAACTCATCGATTTAAATGATCTATTGGCAGCTGCACCGGAAAAGGAACCGAAGGTCAATGAAAAAAATAACAGTCGACTAAAATTCCCTTCCGATATTAATTTTAATCTGAATGCTTCGGTCAACAAAATTGAATACTCCACCTTTGAAGCGAAAAACCTGAGAGGTAATTTCAAACTCATCGACAAAGTATTCAGCGGCGACCGATTGTCACTGTTGTTTGCCAAAGGACTCTGCACCGGAAATTTGGAAATCGACGGAAGGAGCGACGAAGCTTTTGCTGTAACCTCCAGTGTAAACATTTCCGATATGGACATCAGAGAAACATTCGTTCTCTTTAAAAATTTCGGACAAGAGGTTGTCACCGATAAAAATGTAAAAGGAACACTTTCCGCCACCGTATCCTTCGGAATGGTGATGGATCCGACATTAAAAATTGATCAAAATAAAATTGTATCCGTTGCACAAGTGATGCTTAAAAATGGTGAGTTGAACGAATTGCAGTCGTTTAAAGACATCGCGGATTATATGCGCAAAGACAAAAAAATAAAAGTGGCTTTGGGTAAAAACATCGACGATCTGGAAAAACGACTGAATAACATCCGCTTTTCTGAATTAAAAAACACCATCAGCATCAAGAATGGAATCATCACCATTCCGGAGATGGACATCAAATCCTCCGCCCTTACGGTTCAACTATCAGGCGAACATCATTTCGATAATCAGATCGACTATCACATCAATTTCCGCTTTATGGAACTCCTCATCCAGGAAACAGAAAATGAGTACGGCTATATTGTGGATGATGGAACAGGATTTAAGGTTTATATCCACATGTTTGGGGATCTGAACAACCCTCAATTCGAAAGCGATTCCGAAGAACGAAAAGCAGACCGTAAGGCCTATAACCAGGAGGAAATTAAAAACATCAAGGCCATTATGAAAGAAGAGTTCGGACTCTTTAAAAAAGACAGTACACTAAAGATTAAAGAAACACCGAAAGAGGAAGTCAAGTTTCTATTGGAATGGGATCAAAATACCGGTACAGAAAAAAGTCCCGAAGAAAAACCCAAAGAAGAAAAGAAAAAGGACAATAAAGAGAAGGTTAATAAGTTAAAGAAAAAGCTGGGTGCCACCGATGAAGAGGAAAAGACCAAAATCGAGATTGAATAGCTTCCGCTTCTAAGTCTTTATTTGTAAATTCATCCCTTGTAAAACTGTAGTTTGAATCTCTACTCGCGAAAACAAAAATGGAAACTGGTGTTGCTATTTGCAGCACTCGTCCTTGTTGCGGCCTCGCTTTGGTTTTCGAATCGCATAGTGGATAAAATTCGCGACGATGAACGCTTAAGGGTACGAATTTGGTCAGACGCTGTTCGCTCTACGGTGAATCAACTTTATGTTACCGGAAAATTGTTCGACAAACTCCGGGAGGAAGAACGGAAAAATGTCCGCCGCTGGGCAAAAGCCATGCGGGAATTGGGTAAGGACTTGCCCGACTATACTTTTGCCATTGAAATTGTTCAGGAAAATAAAACCATCCCGGTTATATTAACAGACAATAAAGGACGTTATGCTTCTTCGCTCAATATCGATATCAGTGAAGATTCCTTACGCAAGCAATTAAAACGAACGCAGCCCGACCACGATGAGTTATGGTACAGAACAGAGGCGCGCAGGATTTTTGAAGACACCGTTTATAAAATGATCGATGAATGGAAAATCACCAATCCACCCATCGAAATAAATTTCAGAGGTAAACCCATTAATACCGTTTACTACCGCGAATCGCGTTTAATTGAGGAATTAGAACAAAAAAAGGATTCATTAAGTAAAACCTTCAGACAGGAGTTGGTTAAAAATCAGGCATTGGTTCCGGTAATTTTTACGGATTCAACTAAAACTTTAGTTATTGAAACCAATTTCGATTCAGTAGAAATTTCTACACCCGGAAAGCTACAGGAGCTCATCAGCGAAATGGCGGAACAGAATGAACCTATCCGTGTTAAACTCAATGAAACCGAATCAGGATATATTTTCTACCGCGATTCAGAAGTGCTTACTCAATTGCGATATTTCCCCTATATCCAGATTTTCATCATTACGCTTTTCATCCTAATCGGATACCTCATCTTTTCCACCTTCCGCAGAGCAGAACAAAATCAGGTATGGGCAGGAATGGCAAAAGAAACGGCACATCAGTTGGGAACACCTTTGTCCTCACTCATTGCATGGATCGAGATGTTAAAAGGACAAGGTGTGGATCCAATGGCAATAGATGAAATGAACAAGGACGTCCAGCGCCTGCAAATGATAACCGACCGCTTCTCGAAAATTGGATCGGAAGCAAAATTGGAAGAGGTAGATGTACAGGAAGTCGTAGTAAAAACACTGCAATATTTACGTCCACGCATTTCCAATCGCGTTGAAATTCACGTTGTGGAGGAAGCGTTTCCGGTAAT carries:
- a CDS encoding HAMP domain-containing histidine kinase, giving the protein MNLYSRKQKWKLVLLFAALVLVAASLWFSNRIVDKIRDDERLRVRIWSDAVRSTVNQLYVTGKLFDKLREEERKNVRRWAKAMRELGKDLPDYTFAIEIVQENKTIPVILTDNKGRYASSLNIDISEDSLRKQLKRTQPDHDELWYRTEARRIFEDTVYKMIDEWKITNPPIEINFRGKPINTVYYRESRLIEELEQKKDSLSKTFRQELVKNQALVPVIFTDSTKTLVIETNFDSVEISTPGKLQELISEMAEQNEPIRVKLNETESGYIFYRDSEVLTQLRYFPYIQIFIITLFILIGYLIFSTFRRAEQNQVWAGMAKETAHQLGTPLSSLIAWIEMLKGQGVDPMAIDEMNKDVQRLQMITDRFSKIGSEAKLEEVDVQEVVVKTLQYLRPRISNRVEIHVVEEAFPVMANINTPLFEWVIENLIKNAVDAMEAEGKISVSFGKEGQKVFVDISDTGKGIPHKNFKTIFEPGYTTKKRGWGLGLSLVKRIIEHYHKGEIFVLKSEPEKGSTFRIVLKKKP
- a CDS encoding AsmA-like C-terminal region-containing protein yields the protein MEEKRNVLKTVIRKTWKILRAITLVFLSLVLLVALLVFLFEDKIKNYAVEYLNSYLNTEVRVESIDLNLISTFPYASLEFTNVIIKDPPQVNKLRDTLLYTEKLYLQFSLWDLLSNDYSVEKIAMKNADLRLYIDEKGNENYVIWKSSESKEKGNFSFKLKDFHLENAKISYRNKTNFQDYQFKSQELRLKGNFTEDVYDLESKVNTEIIHFKSKGITFIKNKKTELDFNLNINRNKHLISFNTGRFRLGDMNFDVEGSLSDTTNGECNINIKGKEINIHSLLKTFPSLLGDDLEQYSTEGELKFFAQLHGPVNHPEVKASFNIENASLHEKTSGVRLKNLNFKGELIAGKKEEKDQLLLEDLSGKFNDAPFNGKILLQDFENPKMDAALNGNFDLRALHQFFKFKEVEQTEGFLSVSAKVKSRFVLDKETETWSMDIQSASGNARVEKMALGLKDHPVKYSGFDGEFSLQGNNAFVENLNGNLGKSDIMINGVLQNLVPYLLLKKQKLNVVADLQSELIDLNDLLAAAPEKEPKVNEKNNSRLKFPSDINFNLNASVNKIEYSTFEAKNLRGNFKLIDKVFSGDRLSLLFAKGLCTGNLEIDGRSDEAFAVTSSVNISDMDIRETFVLFKNFGQEVVTDKNVKGTLSATVSFGMVMDPTLKIDQNKIVSVAQVMLKNGELNELQSFKDIADYMRKDKKIKVALGKNIDDLEKRLNNIRFSELKNTISIKNGIITIPEMDIKSSALTVQLSGEHHFDNQIDYHINFRFMELLIQETENEYGYIVDDGTGFKVYIHMFGDLNNPQFESDSEERKADRKAYNQEEIKNIKAIMKEEFGLFKKDSTLKIKETPKEEVKFLLEWDQNTGTEKSPEEKPKEEKKKDNKEKVNKLKKKLGATDEEEKTKIEIE